A genome region from Megalobrama amblycephala isolate DHTTF-2021 linkage group LG16, ASM1881202v1, whole genome shotgun sequence includes the following:
- the clrn1 gene encoding clarin-1 has protein sequence MPSRQKKIIFSIAGVLCFGCVLVVAAAMGTQFWVQAVVLCKTGAQIVNASGAELEKFIGRANYGLFHGKGMKQCGLGDRPFYFSFFPDLMDVVPASLHVSVIFFCAVLIVFSTVSCAFFFYNAFGSPYETLHGPQGLYLWNMISCFCACLVLILFSSEVKLHHLTEIIFNFNEGSFVYKTQGERYDRSFWLIFLTFLTHGLNILLIRLAGIQFPFQEAKESDASTGAADIMY, from the exons ATGCCTAGCCGtcaaaagaaaattatattCTCTATTGCGGGAGTGCTTTGCTTTGGTTGTGTTCTGGTCGTGGCGGCTGCGATGGGGACTCAGTTTTGGGTTCAAGCGGTTGTTCTGTGCAAGACTGGCGCACAGATCGTCAACGCGTCGGGAGCAGAGCTGGAGAAGTTCATCGGAAGGGCGAACTACGGACTTTTCCACGGGAAAGGGATGAAACAGTGTGGTCTGGGAGACAGACCCTTTTATTTCTCTT TTTTCCCTGACCTGATGGATGTGGTTCCAGCCAGTCTACATGTGAGCGTGATCTTCTTCTGCGCGGTGCTCATCGTCTTCTCCACGGTGTCCTGTGCGTTCTTCTTCTACAATGCCTTCGGAAGCCCATATGAGACACTGCATGGACCCCAGGGCCTTTACCTCTGGAACATGATAAGCT GTTTCTGTGCCTGCTTGGTCCTCATTCTGTTTTCCTCTGAGGTCAAGCTGCACCACCTGACCGAGATCATCTTCAACTTCAACGAGGGCAGCTTCGTCTACAAGACACAAGGCGAGAGGTACGACAGATCCTTCTGGCTCATCTTCCTCACCTTCCTCACGCACGGTCTCAACATCTTGCTCATCCGCCTGGCCGGGATCCAGTTTCCCTTTCAGGAGGCCAAAGAGTCAGACGCTAGCACAGGAGCTGCGGATATCATGTACTGA